One genomic region from Fusobacterium varium encodes:
- a CDS encoding 5-dehydro-4-deoxy-D-glucuronate isomerase (4-deoxy-L-threo-5-hexosulose-uronate ketol-isomerase; catalyzes the interconversion of 4-deoxy-L-threo-5-hexosulose uronate to 3-deoxy-D-glycero-2,5-hexodiulosonate), translated as MRLDVRYANHPEDSKHYTTEELRKHYLIEKVFIEDEVNLVYSH; from the coding sequence ATGAGATTAGATGTAAGATATGCAAATCATCCAGAAGATTCAAAACACTATACAACAGAAGAATTAAGAAAACATTATTTAATAGAAAAAGTATTTATAGAAGATGAAGTAAACCTAGTTTATTCACATG